One Chloroflexota bacterium genomic region harbors:
- a CDS encoding metalloregulator ArsR/SmtB family transcription factor, whose amino-acid sequence MTLQPADSIATRDLRLLRDLYRALADPTRLRICAILGESGPLPVNELSARFGLSQPLISWHLRILRTAGLVEMRPHGREKLCALRPAAFAALTAAQQRLVAGDLRVAATQGLDAGGVLRVR is encoded by the coding sequence ATGACCCTTCAGCCCGCCGACTCGATCGCCACCCGCGACCTCCGCCTGCTGCGCGACCTGTACCGCGCCCTGGCCGACCCCACCCGGCTCCGCATCTGCGCCATCCTGGGCGAGTCGGGGCCGCTCCCCGTCAATGAGCTGTCGGCTCGATTCGGCCTCTCTCAGCCGCTCATCAGCTGGCACCTGCGGATCCTGCGCACGGCGGGGCTGGTGGAGATGCGGCCCCACGGTCGCGAGAAGCTGTGCGCCCTGCGACCCGCCGCCTTCGCGGCGCTGACCGCCGCCCAGCAACGCCTGGTGGCAGGTGACCTGCGCGTGGCCGCCACCCAAGGGTTGGATGCGGGAGGCGTGCTTCGTGTCCGCTGA
- a CDS encoding DUF5668 domain-containing protein has product MKSAPRGAIFWGAALVTAGVVILAIQQGYINDEILAEASRWWPLILIGAGVAVIFAGSLGVVAIGLAGILLGALIGGLVGSGGSFPTACGGGDPAPLGAFESGSFGGSGGDVELDLNCVTLEVSGGDAPEWIVEADEESASDLELASAERNLVIRSGDAVSLGGRRNVALALPQDDGTNISTSLNAGDATLDLAGGHWGAILMDGNAAAFTVDLSDAEVDSLEASLNAGSAGLQFSDQTAVGSVRLSANAGEFHVCVPDGIGLQVTIGSDVAVGHNLDEEGLTEDGDVWRTPGYASADIRIDIVFSGNAAAFTLNPEGGCS; this is encoded by the coding sequence ATGAAATCCGCGCCGCGCGGCGCCATCTTCTGGGGCGCCGCACTTGTCACCGCCGGAGTGGTGATCCTGGCCATTCAACAGGGCTACATCAACGACGAGATCCTGGCCGAGGCCTCGCGGTGGTGGCCCTTGATCCTGATCGGCGCCGGCGTAGCGGTCATTTTCGCCGGCAGCCTGGGCGTGGTGGCCATCGGCTTGGCCGGGATCCTTCTCGGCGCGTTGATTGGCGGGCTGGTGGGGAGCGGGGGTTCGTTCCCGACTGCGTGTGGTGGCGGTGACCCCGCCCCGTTGGGCGCCTTCGAAAGCGGCTCCTTCGGCGGGAGTGGCGGCGACGTCGAGCTAGATCTCAATTGCGTCACCCTCGAGGTGAGCGGCGGAGACGCCCCGGAGTGGATCGTCGAGGCCGACGAGGAGTCCGCCTCGGATCTCGAGCTGGCCTCGGCCGAGCGGAACCTGGTAATCCGATCCGGCGACGCGGTGTCGCTGGGCGGACGCCGTAACGTGGCGCTGGCACTCCCCCAGGACGACGGTACGAACATTTCGACCTCGCTCAACGCCGGGGACGCGACTCTGGATCTGGCCGGAGGCCACTGGGGCGCGATCCTGATGGACGGGAACGCGGCGGCCTTTACGGTCGACCTCTCGGACGCGGAGGTGGACTCGCTGGAGGCGTCACTGAACGCGGGATCGGCCGGCCTCCAGTTCTCCGATCAGACCGCGGTCGGATCGGTCCGGCTGAGCGCGAATGCGGGCGAGTTCCACGTCTGCGTGCCCGATGGCATCGGCCTGCAGGTCACCATCGGCAGTGACGTCGCGGTGGGTCACAACCTCGACGAAGAGGGATTGACCGAGGATGGAGACGTGTGGCGCACGCCGGGATACGCGTCCGCGGACATCCGGATCGACATCGTGTTCAGCGGCAACGCCGCCGCGTTCACGCTCAACCCGGAGGGAGGCTGCTCATGA
- a CDS encoding CDP-alcohol phosphatidyltransferase family protein has protein sequence MSADPTPRGDALLSARLKEAGRVAVAPVVNVLAAAGVSPNSVTVSGLILVAAASLLVWQRSLLLGAVFLAVGASLDAIDGGLARAQGGATPFGAFLDSTLDRTGEALVYLGIVAFWLDRTAQPFVPVMLAALALSGSFLVSYSRARAEAAGFTASNGLAPRPERLIILVLGLALAGLGHSIALIVAMGLIAILAWATVAQRIWNVRQQAASAALPAPIGQDKEI, from the coding sequence GTGTCCGCTGACCCAACGCCCCGGGGCGATGCGCTCCTCTCGGCCCGGCTCAAGGAAGCGGGTCGGGTGGCCGTTGCGCCGGTGGTGAATGTCCTGGCCGCGGCGGGGGTCTCCCCCAACTCGGTCACGGTCTCCGGCCTGATCCTGGTCGCCGCGGCCTCGCTCCTGGTGTGGCAGCGATCCCTGCTCCTGGGCGCGGTGTTCCTGGCCGTGGGCGCGAGTCTGGACGCCATCGACGGCGGCCTGGCCCGAGCCCAGGGCGGCGCCACGCCCTTCGGGGCGTTCCTGGACAGCACCCTGGACCGCACCGGGGAAGCCCTCGTCTACCTGGGCATCGTCGCCTTCTGGCTGGATCGCACCGCGCAACCCTTCGTGCCGGTCATGCTGGCCGCCCTCGCCCTGAGCGGTTCGTTCCTGGTCAGCTACTCGCGGGCGCGGGCCGAGGCCGCCGGATTCACCGCCTCCAACGGCTTGGCGCCCCGACCCGAGCGGCTGATCATCCTGGTCCTGGGCCTGGCGCTGGCCGGGCTCGGCCATTCCATCGCTCTGATCGTGGCGATGGGTCTCATCGCCATCCTCGCCTGGGCGACTGTCGCCCAGCGTATCTGGAACGTTCGTCAGCAGGCGGCTTCCGCCGCCCTGCCTGCCCCCATCGGTCAAGACAAGGAGATCTGA
- a CDS encoding glycosyltransferase family 4 protein: MSVIEAPEAARLDVRAEPTGPTVARAPLKIGIVSPYGFPHPGGVNEHVRHTYEELRSLGHDAWIITPKYGPERDSEGHVIRVGTGWAVPSNGSVGRLTIGWRLRPRIRDLLAAHRFDVLHFHEPFVPFLCPVVLRESRTVNVATFHAFGGFSPSYWLGRRAGSGLAARLHGRIAVSGAARHFIGRYFEGDYRIIPNGVEIEPFATAQPFDELRDGTLNILFVGRMEDRKGMSYLLRGYHRLRKRHVDARLIVVGEGPRLREYKRYAATRRIRDVEFVGHVSQAAKLRYFASADIFCAPSTGQESFGIVLLEAMAAGLPIVASDIHGYKNVVSRDVEGYLVEPRNPRAIAAALYKLARNPDLRHRMGEAGRAKAEDYSWERVTQQLVAYYHEVRDEVLAKRVGP, from the coding sequence ATGAGCGTGATTGAGGCCCCCGAGGCCGCCCGACTCGACGTCCGTGCGGAGCCGACCGGCCCGACCGTTGCACGCGCCCCGCTGAAGATCGGGATCGTCAGTCCGTATGGCTTTCCGCACCCCGGCGGGGTCAACGAGCACGTACGGCACACCTACGAGGAGCTGCGCTCGCTTGGTCACGACGCATGGATCATCACTCCCAAGTACGGTCCGGAGCGCGACAGCGAGGGCCACGTCATCCGCGTCGGCACGGGCTGGGCGGTGCCCAGCAACGGAAGCGTCGGCCGCCTGACCATCGGTTGGCGGCTCAGACCCCGGATCCGCGATCTGCTGGCGGCCCACCGCTTCGACGTCCTCCACTTCCACGAGCCGTTCGTCCCGTTCCTGTGCCCTGTGGTGCTGCGGGAATCGAGGACCGTCAACGTGGCGACCTTCCACGCGTTCGGCGGCTTCTCCCCGTCCTATTGGCTCGGACGCCGGGCGGGCTCCGGTTTGGCCGCGCGCCTGCACGGCCGGATTGCGGTCAGCGGCGCGGCCCGCCACTTCATCGGCCGCTACTTCGAAGGCGACTACCGGATCATTCCCAATGGAGTCGAGATCGAGCCGTTTGCCACTGCGCAGCCCTTCGACGAACTGCGGGACGGGACCTTGAACATCCTGTTCGTTGGTCGGATGGAGGACCGCAAGGGCATGTCGTACCTCCTGCGGGGCTACCACCGGCTCCGGAAGCGCCACGTCGACGCGCGCCTGATCGTGGTCGGCGAGGGTCCGCGACTCCGCGAGTACAAGCGCTACGCGGCGACCCGCCGCATCCGGGACGTCGAGTTCGTGGGTCACGTGTCGCAGGCCGCCAAGCTCCGCTACTTCGCCAGTGCCGACATCTTCTGTGCCCCGTCTACGGGCCAGGAGAGCTTCGGGATCGTCCTGCTGGAAGCCATGGCCGCCGGCCTGCCGATCGTGGCCTCGGACATCCACGGCTACAAGAACGTGGTCTCGCGCGATGTCGAGGGCTACCTGGTCGAGCCGCGCAACCCACGCGCCATCGCGGCGGCGCTGTACAAGCTGGCCAGGAATCCGGACCTGCGACATCGGATGGGCGAGGCCGGCCGCGCAAAGGCCGAGGACTACTCCTGGGAGCGTGTCACCCAGCAGTTGGTGGCGTACTACCACGAGGTGCGCGACGAGGTCCTCGCGAAGCGCGTCGGCCCCTAG
- a CDS encoding lysophospholipid acyltransferase family protein, with the protein MTAEESPTRARARPHAARGGERGRERLAYWGYRATERALSALPRGVVLPAAAALANGAYDVSGAKGAVIRANMAQALGLPVEDPRVSRAARRAFQNYGRYLAEVMRLPALDPVEARQRVTFHGWENLAVAQGTEGKGLLICAVHVGAMDLLAPALMVEGEKISVVGDDTTYGRLYDHLAAVRGAFGVQVIGWRNLRRLYKVLQSGGNLALLCDGAYRPGDVPVELLGAATTFPAGPAVISARTGAAILPIGARRTDDDRLEAWGYPVIRATSSEPAEVYRATQALADALGQVIAGDPGQWYMFRPVWPQTEADRAAADAALARARAGEDWTIGGR; encoded by the coding sequence GTGACCGCTGAGGAAAGCCCGACTCGGGCTCGGGCGCGGCCGCATGCCGCGCGTGGGGGCGAGCGCGGGCGTGAGCGACTGGCGTACTGGGGTTACCGAGCGACCGAACGCGCCCTGAGCGCGCTGCCTCGTGGGGTCGTGCTGCCGGCGGCGGCGGCGCTCGCCAACGGCGCCTATGACGTGTCCGGCGCGAAGGGCGCCGTGATCCGGGCCAACATGGCCCAGGCCCTGGGCCTCCCAGTTGAGGATCCACGAGTGTCGCGCGCCGCGCGCCGCGCGTTCCAGAACTACGGGCGCTACCTGGCCGAGGTCATGCGGCTGCCGGCCCTGGACCCGGTGGAGGCCCGGCAGCGGGTCACATTCCACGGCTGGGAGAACCTGGCCGTCGCGCAGGGCACCGAGGGCAAGGGACTCCTCATCTGCGCGGTTCACGTGGGCGCCATGGATCTCCTGGCCCCAGCCCTGATGGTCGAGGGCGAAAAGATCAGCGTGGTGGGCGACGACACGACGTACGGACGGCTGTACGACCACCTGGCCGCGGTGCGTGGAGCGTTCGGGGTGCAGGTCATCGGGTGGCGCAACCTGCGCCGGCTGTACAAGGTGCTCCAGAGCGGCGGCAACCTCGCCCTCCTGTGCGATGGCGCCTACCGACCCGGCGACGTCCCGGTCGAGCTGCTGGGAGCCGCCACCACGTTCCCGGCGGGGCCGGCGGTGATCTCGGCGCGGACCGGTGCCGCCATCCTGCCCATCGGCGCGCGACGGACCGATGACGACCGGCTGGAGGCGTGGGGATACCCCGTCATCCGGGCCACCAGTTCCGAGCCGGCCGAGGTCTACCGCGCCACCCAGGCCCTGGCCGATGCCCTGGGCCAGGTCATCGCCGGCGACCCGGGCCAGTGGTACATGTTCCGCCCGGTGTGGCCCCAGACCGAGGCCGACCGGGCCGCTGCGGACGCGGCGTTGGCTCGAGCCCGGGCGGGCGAGGACTGGACCATCGGCGGCCGATGA
- a CDS encoding ABC transporter permease, translating into MAILTRELRASYAFVERNFNLTKRYWGWEVAFLVYSVAGALAVALIGQSQNDQVLLLTLVVGAIFWNYLSILFSFIAETVAWERWEGTLEYTFMAPVRRWTHMLGSTIFAVTYGMIHTVVMLVVLALFFDLNLAQADLGTAAVFMVLGSFSFIGIGIMTAILPLMYVERGAQMTFVLQSVLLLISGVYYSVEILPEWMQFLSNFSPATYVLDAVREGLINGTSVTALLHDAWPLALMGFVFIPLGLWAFGRAERYAKRTGRLKRVG; encoded by the coding sequence ATGGCCATCCTGACCCGCGAGCTGAGGGCCTCGTACGCCTTCGTCGAGCGGAACTTCAACCTCACCAAGCGCTACTGGGGCTGGGAAGTCGCCTTCCTGGTCTACTCGGTGGCGGGCGCCCTGGCGGTCGCCCTCATCGGTCAGTCTCAGAACGACCAGGTGCTGTTGCTCACCCTGGTCGTTGGCGCCATCTTCTGGAACTACCTGTCCATCCTGTTCAGTTTCATCGCCGAGACGGTGGCCTGGGAGCGCTGGGAGGGGACCCTGGAGTACACCTTCATGGCTCCCGTGCGGCGCTGGACCCACATGCTGGGGTCGACCATCTTCGCGGTCACGTACGGGATGATTCACACCGTGGTCATGCTCGTGGTGCTGGCGCTGTTCTTCGACCTGAATCTGGCCCAGGCGGATCTGGGCACGGCGGCGGTGTTCATGGTCCTGGGCTCGTTCTCGTTCATCGGGATCGGGATCATGACCGCCATCCTGCCGCTCATGTACGTGGAGCGCGGGGCGCAGATGACCTTCGTCCTGCAGTCGGTCCTGCTGCTGATCAGCGGGGTGTACTACTCGGTCGAGATCCTGCCCGAGTGGATGCAGTTCCTGAGCAACTTCAGCCCGGCAACGTATGTGCTGGACGCGGTGCGGGAGGGGCTGATCAACGGCACGTCGGTCACCGCGCTGCTCCACGACGCCTGGCCGTTGGCCCTGATGGGGTTCGTGTTCATTCCCCTGGGCCTGTGGGCCTTCGGGCGGGCCGAGCGCTACGCCAAGCGCACGGGCAGACTGAAGCGGGTGGGCTGA
- a CDS encoding PHP-associated domain-containing protein, with product MADLHLHTLYSDGTARLVDLLDWVEQRTSLDLVAITDHDRIDGALRAHAMHAAGDYHFGLVVGEEITTRSGHLLGLFLTSPIPPFRSVTETVERIHEQRGLAVAPHALGVFLSLGRGSLVRLQTDPRPERHLDAVELINPSLGGRLRHAALAELNAERLHLPGLGSSDAHVLETVGSAWTAFDGTTADEFRAALAAGAVEAVGRHWSTSHNVAVYGRQLVAKARKLGHTLRPSGEWR from the coding sequence ATGGCCGATCTCCACCTCCACACCCTGTACTCCGACGGCACCGCGCGCCTGGTGGACCTGCTCGACTGGGTCGAGCAGCGGACGAGTCTGGACCTGGTGGCCATCACGGATCACGATCGGATCGACGGCGCCCTGCGCGCCCACGCCATGCATGCCGCTGGCGACTACCACTTCGGGCTCGTGGTGGGCGAGGAGATCACCACCCGCAGCGGTCACCTGCTCGGCCTGTTCCTGACCAGCCCCATCCCGCCGTTCCGCTCGGTGACCGAGACCGTGGAGCGGATTCACGAGCAGCGCGGCCTGGCGGTGGCGCCCCACGCCCTGGGCGTCTTCCTGTCGCTCGGCCGCGGGAGCCTGGTCCGCCTCCAGACCGATCCACGCCCCGAACGCCACCTCGACGCGGTCGAGCTGATCAACCCCAGCCTCGGCGGGCGGCTGCGCCACGCGGCGCTGGCCGAGCTGAACGCCGAGCGCCTCCATCTGCCGGGGTTGGGCAGCTCGGACGCCCACGTGCTTGAGACGGTGGGCAGCGCCTGGACTGCCTTCGACGGCACGACGGCGGACGAATTCCGGGCCGCGCTGGCAGCAGGTGCGGTCGAGGCGGTCGGCCGCCACTGGAGCACCAGCCACAACGTGGCGGTGTACGGCCGTCAGCTGGTGGCCAAGGCCCGCAAGCTGGGGCATACTCTGCGCCCGTCCGGAGAGTGGCGATGA
- a CDS encoding ATP-binding cassette domain-containing protein: protein MPTSTPDALWSSPAAGRLRPVAVEVVDLARRVGNRPILDGVELAVPVGARVLLAGIDPEAPSLLLRIMAGLARADRGTVTLAGLQRETAIPEGWVRRIGFVGSDPGIPRWMTAAESLDLAARLSGIDGAERQREIEESLQAFRLGAIRDRPLQHAGRIILERTALAAALLPDPEVLLLDEPLRAHAAPDRLRLLRIPGERRTVLIASRYPAQQGGVVDRVVLIRDGRVALHAPIGELDAQRLPLSLRGLTAMADLVP from the coding sequence ATGCCGACCTCCACGCCGGACGCGCTGTGGTCGTCGCCGGCCGCCGGTCGCCTGCGGCCGGTGGCGGTGGAGGTCGTCGACCTCGCTCGCCGGGTTGGCAACCGGCCGATCCTGGACGGGGTCGAGCTGGCGGTACCGGTCGGGGCACGTGTCCTGCTGGCCGGGATCGACCCCGAGGCTCCTTCGCTCCTGTTGCGGATCATGGCCGGCCTGGCGCGCGCGGATCGGGGAACGGTGACCCTGGCCGGGCTCCAGCGCGAGACGGCCATTCCCGAGGGCTGGGTGCGGCGGATCGGGTTCGTTGGATCGGATCCAGGCATTCCGCGATGGATGACGGCAGCCGAAAGCCTTGACCTGGCCGCGCGCCTGTCCGGAATCGACGGAGCGGAACGACAGCGCGAGATCGAAGAATCCCTCCAGGCGTTCCGGCTGGGCGCCATCCGCGACCGTCCGCTGCAGCATGCCGGGCGCATCATTCTCGAACGGACGGCGCTGGCAGCCGCCCTCCTCCCCGACCCCGAAGTCCTCCTCCTGGATGAGCCGCTGCGCGCCCATGCTGCGCCCGATCGACTGCGGCTGCTCCGCATCCCGGGCGAGCGCCGAACCGTGCTCATCGCCAGTCGCTACCCGGCCCAGCAGGGCGGTGTTGTCGACCGGGTGGTCCTCATCCGCGACGGACGCGTCGCGCTTCACGCGCCGATTGGCGAGCTGGACGCCCAACGTCTGCCCCTCTCGTTGCGCGGCCTGACCGCAATGGCCGACCTGGTCCCATGA
- a CDS encoding ABC transporter ATP-binding protein, whose amino-acid sequence MQTGISPQTKTVTDERPTATVETPQVVLPEPVLPLAVTAEHVSKRFQVGRKKRPVVAINDVSIRIERGEIYGILGANGSGKSTLIRLFSTLLTLDTGRVEIFGHDIERDEMAVKRLINRVSVDAAFFKKLSPFENLIYAARLYGMDARLARVEAIRILARLGIAEKRLSRPLEQMSRGMQQKVAIARALLTSPILLLLDEPTTGLDPRSKLDVQTFIEDVRDNHDATIVLTTHDLDEAERLCRRIAILNDGRIVAEDTPAGLMAMVAAEHGQPPTMESVFMTFTGRSLDDDVEEKEPEEDE is encoded by the coding sequence ATGCAGACCGGCATCAGCCCACAGACGAAGACGGTGACCGACGAGCGCCCCACCGCGACGGTGGAGACGCCGCAGGTGGTGCTGCCTGAGCCGGTGCTGCCGTTGGCCGTCACGGCCGAGCACGTCAGCAAGCGGTTCCAGGTCGGCCGCAAGAAGCGGCCGGTGGTGGCCATCAACGACGTGTCGATCCGGATCGAGCGCGGCGAGATCTACGGCATCCTGGGCGCCAACGGGAGCGGCAAGTCGACCCTCATCCGGCTCTTTTCAACCCTGCTGACGCTCGACACCGGACGGGTGGAGATCTTCGGCCATGACATCGAGCGCGACGAGATGGCCGTCAAGCGCCTGATCAACCGGGTCAGCGTGGACGCGGCGTTCTTCAAGAAGCTGTCCCCGTTCGAGAACCTGATCTACGCCGCGCGCCTGTACGGCATGGACGCCCGGCTGGCGCGGGTCGAGGCGATCCGCATCCTGGCCCGGCTGGGGATCGCCGAGAAGCGCCTGTCCCGGCCGCTGGAGCAGATGAGCCGGGGCATGCAGCAGAAGGTGGCCATCGCACGCGCCCTGCTGACCAGCCCGATCCTGCTCCTCCTGGACGAGCCGACCACCGGCCTGGATCCACGGTCCAAGCTGGACGTCCAGACCTTCATCGAGGACGTGCGGGACAACCACGACGCGACGATCGTGCTGACCACCCACGACCTGGACGAGGCGGAGCGGCTGTGTCGGCGGATCGCGATCCTCAACGACGGGCGGATCGTGGCCGAGGACACCCCGGCCGGCCTGATGGCGATGGTCGCCGCTGAGCACGGCCAGCCTCCGACCATGGAAAGCGTGTTCATGACCTTCACCGGACGGTCGCTGGACGACGACGTCGAGGAAAAAGAACCGGAAGAGGACGAGTAG
- a CDS encoding PspC domain-containing protein: MNRRLYRSVVDRRIGGVAAGTATYFDLDPSIARVLWLLLAFLSGGVFFVVYLVMWAVVPEEPHPTGAAAPTTAAPASGEAGDETAAAAAADTAPASWPPPAHAAGGPGGRVILGAILIVIGVWFLAAEFLPWLNWDLVWPIGLVVIGVLVLATALRRSS, translated from the coding sequence ATGAACCGTCGTCTGTACCGATCGGTGGTCGATCGTCGCATCGGCGGGGTGGCGGCGGGAACCGCCACCTACTTCGACCTTGATCCCTCGATCGCTCGCGTCCTGTGGCTGCTGCTCGCCTTCCTCTCAGGCGGCGTGTTCTTCGTCGTCTACCTGGTCATGTGGGCAGTCGTCCCTGAGGAGCCACACCCGACAGGGGCAGCCGCGCCGACCACGGCCGCGCCAGCATCGGGAGAAGCGGGAGATGAAACAGCCGCGGCAGCCGCCGCCGACACTGCTCCCGCGTCGTGGCCCCCGCCTGCCCACGCGGCGGGCGGACCTGGCGGTCGGGTGATCCTGGGTGCCATCCTGATCGTGATCGGCGTCTGGTTCCTGGCCGCCGAGTTCCTACCCTGGCTGAACTGGGACCTCGTCTGGCCCATCGGTCTGGTCGTCATCGGCGTCCTGGTCCTGGCTACCGCCCTCCGCCGCAGCAGCTGA
- a CDS encoding GNAT family N-acetyltransferase: protein MSSKLTDVQVRLRPYAGEADIPILTRITNDAEAADQISDRLTVEQMTLELRPDEKCDPAHDLVVAEVDETTVGFAKVAWIDTNDGLREYRSWGEVDPVWRRRGVGSVLFARARKRISEVAASHDIDRPRVAGCWAAETDKGAHALYERNGYRPARWFFHMTRDLAQPIADLPLPEGLEVRPVTREDSHRLFLADNEAFLDHWGGVDSSDTAFARWSEESSFDPSLHVVAFDGDEIAGAVINAIYADANRQLGVERGWLDSVFTRRQWRGRGLAHALVARSLTLLRDRGMAEGILGVDAGNETGALGVYTDNGFVVSEKFTAYRRPFEVA from the coding sequence ATGAGCTCGAAATTGACCGATGTCCAGGTCCGGCTGCGACCGTACGCCGGGGAGGCCGACATCCCGATCCTCACCCGCATCACGAACGATGCCGAGGCGGCCGACCAGATCAGCGACCGCCTCACCGTGGAGCAGATGACCCTGGAGCTGCGTCCCGACGAGAAGTGCGACCCCGCCCACGACCTGGTCGTGGCCGAGGTCGACGAGACGACCGTTGGCTTCGCGAAGGTCGCATGGATCGACACCAACGATGGGCTGCGCGAGTACCGATCCTGGGGCGAGGTGGATCCGGTTTGGCGCCGGCGCGGAGTCGGCTCCGTGCTGTTCGCCCGCGCGCGAAAGCGCATCTCTGAGGTGGCGGCCAGCCATGACATCGATCGGCCTCGGGTGGCCGGCTGCTGGGCCGCGGAGACGGACAAGGGCGCGCACGCTCTGTACGAGCGGAACGGCTACCGGCCGGCCCGGTGGTTCTTCCACATGACCCGTGACCTGGCGCAGCCGATCGCCGACCTCCCGCTCCCCGAGGGGCTCGAGGTGCGGCCGGTCACACGCGAGGACTCGCATCGGCTGTTCCTGGCCGACAACGAGGCGTTTCTCGACCACTGGGGCGGAGTGGACAGTTCGGACACGGCGTTCGCTCGCTGGTCTGAGGAGTCGAGTTTCGACCCCTCCCTGCACGTGGTGGCCTTCGACGGCGATGAGATCGCGGGCGCAGTCATCAACGCCATCTACGCCGATGCGAACCGGCAGCTGGGTGTCGAACGGGGCTGGTTGGACTCGGTCTTCACCCGGCGCCAGTGGCGCGGTCGCGGGCTGGCCCACGCGCTCGTCGCGCGCTCGTTGACGCTGCTGCGCGACCGGGGCATGGCCGAGGGGATCCTCGGCGTCGACGCGGGCAACGAGACCGGGGCACTTGGCGTCTACACCGACAACGGATTCGTCGTCAGCGAGAAGTTCACCGCCTATCGGCGGCCATTCGAGGTGGCCTAG
- a CDS encoding inositol-3-phosphate synthase, producing MATNTKIASNGRNGKRRPDGKVRVAIVGVGNCASSLVQGRHYYENARVGDQIPGLMHVDLGGYHIRDIEFVAAFDIDKNKVGKDLSEAIYAPPNNTFVFQQVPHLGVTVDRGMTLDGLGKYLSQVIEKAPGQTSDVVGILREREVDVIVSYLPVGSEDATKWYVEQALQAGVGFINAIPVFIGREAYWQRRFAEHGLPIIGDDIKSQVGATITHRVLTRLFMDRGVRVDRTYQLNFGGNTDFLNMLERERLESKKISKTNAVTSMLDYELGPDNVHVGPSDYVPWLKDRKWCHIRMEGTTFGDVPLNLELKLEVWDSPNSAGVITDAIRCAKLGLDRGLAGTLVAPSSYFMKSPPIQIHDDVARERVEAFIRGEDNETLDGTEAPRPVRARHAPRAPRAKAAARR from the coding sequence GTGGCCACCAACACCAAGATCGCGTCGAACGGGCGGAACGGGAAGCGTCGCCCGGACGGCAAAGTCCGGGTCGCCATCGTCGGCGTGGGCAACTGCGCCTCGAGCCTGGTCCAGGGGCGCCACTACTACGAGAACGCCCGTGTCGGGGACCAGATTCCGGGCCTCATGCACGTCGACCTCGGCGGCTACCACATCCGTGACATCGAGTTCGTGGCGGCCTTCGACATTGACAAGAACAAGGTCGGCAAGGACCTGTCGGAGGCCATCTACGCGCCGCCCAACAACACGTTCGTGTTCCAGCAGGTGCCCCACCTGGGCGTCACCGTGGATCGGGGCATGACCCTCGACGGGCTGGGCAAGTACCTGTCCCAGGTGATCGAGAAGGCGCCCGGCCAAACCTCCGACGTGGTCGGCATCCTCCGCGAGCGGGAGGTCGACGTCATCGTGTCCTACCTGCCGGTGGGCAGCGAGGACGCCACCAAGTGGTACGTCGAGCAGGCGCTTCAGGCGGGCGTCGGGTTCATCAACGCCATCCCGGTGTTCATCGGTCGCGAGGCCTACTGGCAGCGCCGGTTTGCCGAGCACGGCCTGCCGATCATCGGTGACGACATCAAGAGCCAGGTGGGTGCCACGATCACGCATCGCGTCCTGACCCGGCTGTTCATGGACCGCGGGGTGCGGGTGGATCGCACCTACCAGCTGAACTTCGGGGGCAACACCGACTTCCTGAACATGCTCGAGCGCGAGCGGCTGGAGTCGAAGAAGATCAGCAAGACGAACGCGGTGACCTCGATGCTCGACTACGAACTTGGCCCGGACAACGTCCACGTCGGGCCGTCGGACTACGTGCCGTGGCTGAAGGACCGCAAGTGGTGCCACATCCGGATGGAGGGAACCACCTTCGGCGACGTGCCGCTCAACCTGGAGCTGAAGCTCGAGGTCTGGGACTCGCCGAACAGCGCCGGCGTCATCACCGATGCCATCCGCTGCGCGAAGCTGGGATTGGACCGCGGGCTGGCCGGCACGCTGGTCGCGCCGTCCTCGTACTTCATGAAGTCGCCGCCCATCCAGATCCACGACGACGTGGCCCGGGAGCGGGTGGAGGCCTTCATCCGAGGCGAGGACAACGAGACCCTGGACGGCACCGAGGCGCCGCGTCCGGTACGGGCCAGGCATGCCCCGCGGGCGCCTCGCGCCAAAGCCGCCGCCCGGCGCTGA